A DNA window from Trichosurus vulpecula isolate mTriVul1 chromosome 2, mTriVul1.pri, whole genome shotgun sequence contains the following coding sequences:
- the EXPH5 gene encoding exophilin-5, with protein sequence MDVNQMLKQPLTYRLRKTKNDSMHLPTSRSPNLPHRNNPSSTPRRLGFRSSLASLFSFGKLGKEITKPQPPSQQGYDGFPRTCVAVKGTPEAGIYNSPLNSESSNTVFPSKPVGMREGSGLPPWDASQIENEFFRVLDDLDNKLAQEQTLSPANTRKPIHYGFQAQIRPFHNTGSRNSNLIGGHRNNYGETSTPSIYDILRPSSPREGFKTFSYRTKTIYDIYGPREYTVSQEEYVHKTFGSSSLCSDRTQTSACPTLGHFTANSLHLPSHTQRKSVFIPRSHQQSPRRTPLSSIVWNQPHSPGDNQYQEDFLRAQSPMEVDPVNEDTYPTWPQDNRRYEFYRSSNVYQSVRPHAPKDRTTSPESFENSENMPFHQNENKFSRSYCWNTTGPRRLQKFGGSPFQSKKEESPSLSNFYHRNKEFISSDRDFEMISADINEGSAVQSNNTPAPPQPWRANLSRNQEESIHKEFNFQTCILDDMEVLSQDNGNQIALNERYEHLHTPSMDITGKKFWIAPDIYSRSQVRPGMLVSQQKWPPMEANANSENSLPETTQNLSSSLQTPLPLIPHRTETSESSNFQNAATTLWDTKGDAPDESASLPLRSQTELIKTNDDSVTIARSQPNTWITEFNPEKDLTESVSEKVKQLNKMDETSQAHEMLSIVSQSLITETTPDYQHSLSRDSDTFSSNRFVFNAPVSTGSKKPTGVFGRRDISKIYISNRDKANALKNQKDSTMERKPDSGTSLPFSQENRTSLSFPKQNQGCQQEPGIKDVNITSFEKEESKLGTASDQNPQYSGESFTLDAEDVQGIRLKNPSTNCTKFAENHHVLSDHSLEPSPDHGQGLPSPFSPNSPSLASLVTSSATSLNFTCNALAKEEMFPKKSLVGKDPSQGESEEKSYSGNKDQNNQLCLSSSENQATGVLQVLDHHRVKDAAKCHPNHPFSLGRGKGKIRRRVSCVEKLSKSGNFLRQESNDSNDIVPDHGNCQSLEPLDIYCTFPRKLSSFLINDNIRSENKIMSTSFRRGPPPFQIKNMADPLEKCFSNKNNSNSSEPDRQCPEVDVDSPSVRPTPVEMTTNIRNTTPTAIRKGPPPFEIKRTMSMPFVTCSSGRVDRKDKCDGLDTEPSILPPRPEMLFSTTQENSPSIKNSSLQLVSNHPHAESFQVYSKNHNEMASSQADNFANTFSLPNEKHLSFPPDGSEKQSGKSLHRYKTTSTVTVSGDEDNVKCLEVVSIYYTLPRKSNKKLCDLLKNDTQSTCFFPKSATVEDATFPISLVKKRLNSSTQSLPGMPVSPHAKASVSRDQWRKHSFSQDTETASLLQSPHSPYFGFPHMVEDISLCKEEFNTTKDCSAETISDDLQSKGIDTFSFIPGHQEGQEKWQNHTTHSSVSPTMLHDKLVREGKLEKPEESIKVCERESPSVIQTHLQDNVSDSPCIGEILGKRGPHYRDMMFIGSGNYPREEVNDKIDSVPGTISFYDDLKELQPEAANGKLKTDDQKIIEKTHSALQSKDLSFPSNSLKFQPGEMNHKGQPDLERSLREPKEVSQGRDADKDFIRLDKVGNAQNTKVKEKMQVLAYDQDSPPKVINETKCDLGSTEEKINLEKRKNRTSVKQKLAALSKVSRKFSTKDMNSRRHIATIFPQEEVNTIPLNTPEMSPLSAKPTLGIPASTHEYKKSGPRGTESFALQTAEMSKTETLLQTHLDSIKKPITYVSEQKTMTSSFKPNKNKVENVTESPLSSKNSEDEILAERGKCPQTLETGYETIAEPMLSSVEKEDFSDDLKRLSLQFPSETTCKTSEKRILPPSPLSQQKNISLQEWEPDSNLYRSKSLKNINVLNNRQQISQPQKIRERHFSARTFSDNAQDRWKLGNEFPIQSGYGRRFRSFSELSDCDENDTWALSSDRTRASGPRYTSSISRPSDYGIFGKEQQLAFLENVKRSLTEGRLWRPNFLKNPGFLTDDVSQPANRPESLTSSSPDSKTPKDDLSPRELLNIYQSEPEVHSESDTDTTTDDEYYLDEADKESEL encoded by the coding sequence TTTTAGATGACTTGGACAATAAACTGGCTCAGGAACAAACCCTAAGTCCAGCAAATACAAGAAAACCAATTCACTATGGATTCCAAGCACAGATCCGTCCTTTTCATAACACTGGGAGCAGAAACAGCAATCTCATAGGGGGACATAGGAATAACTATGGTGAAACTTCAACTCCATCCATCTATGATATCCTAAGACCATCAAGCCCTAGAGAAGGTTTTAAAACTTTCTCCTATAGAACAAAAACAATTTATGATATATATGGTCCAAGAGAATACACAGTCTCACAAGAGGAATATGTGCACAAGACCTTTGGCAGTTCATCTCTGTGCTCTGATAGGACACAGACATCGGCCTGTCCTACTTTAGGACATTTCACAGCAAATAGCTTACATCTGCCATCCCACACTCAGAGGAAGAGTGTTTTTATACCAAGGAGTCATCAACAGAGTCCAAGGAGAACTCCTTTGTCGTCTATTGTATGGAACCAGCCACATTCTCCTGGAGATAATCAGTACCAAGAAGACTTTCTGAGGGCGCAATCCCCAATGGAAGTTGACCCTGTCAATGAGGATACATACCCCACCTGGCCTCAAGACAATAGGAGATATGAATTTTACCGTTCCAGTAATGTATACCAAAGCGTTAGGCCACATGCTCCCAAGGACAGAACAACCAGTCCTGAGTCATTTGAGAATTCTGAGAATATGCCATTCcaccaaaatgaaaacaaattctcAAGGTCATACTGTTGGAACACAACTGGTCCTAGGAGATTGCAAAAATTTGGAGGAAGTCCTTTTCAGAGCAAAAAAGAAGAGTCTCCATCCTTGTCCAACTTTTACCACAGAAACAAAGAATTTATTTCTTCTGACAGAGACTTCGAAATGATTTCAGCTGATATAAATGAGGGATCAGCTGTCCAGAGTAATAACACTCCTGCACCACCTCAACCCTGGAGAGCAAATTTGTCCAGAAACCAAGAAGAGTCAATTCACAAGGAGTTTAATTTCCAAACATGTATATTGGATGACATGGAAGTCCTGTCACAAGATAATGGTAACCAAATAGCCTTAAATGAAAGATATGAACATTTACACACACCTTCCATGGATATAACAGGAAAGAAATTCTGGATTGCCCCAGATATTTACTCCAGGAGTCAAGTTAGACCCGGTATGCTAGTAAGTCAACAGAAGTGGCCACCAATGGAAGCAAATGCAAATTCAGAGAACAGCTTACCTGAAACCACTCAGAATTTGTCATCCTCACTTCAGACTCCCCTGCCCTTAATTCCACACAGAACAGAAACCTCTGAAAGCTCTAACTTTCAGAATGCTGCCACTACATTGTGGGACACCAAAGGGGATGCTCCTGATGAAtctgcctctcttcctttaagaagcCAAACAGAACTTATTAAAACCAATGATGACTCTGTCACTATTGCCAGAAGCCAACCAAACACTTGGATCACTGAGTTTAATCCTGAGAAAGACTTAACAGAATCTGTGTCAGAAAAAGTGAAGCAACTAAACAAGATGGATGAGACAAGTCAGGCCCATGAAATGTTATCAATTGTTTCTCAATCACTAATTACTGAGACTACACCTGATTATCAGCATTCTCTTTCTAGGGATTCAGACACATTTTCCAGCAACAGATTTGTTTTTAATGCACCTGTCTCCACAGGTTCAAAAAAGCCAACTGGAGTCTTTGGCAGAAGAGATATTTCCAAAATTTACATATCAAACAGAGATAAAGCAAATGCACTTAAAAACCAAAAGGATTCTACCATGGAAAGAAAACCAGATTCAGGAACTTCATTACCTTTCTCTCAGGAAAACAGAacatcattatcttttcccaaacAAAATCAAGGTTGTCAGCAAGAACCAGGGATAAAGGATGTTAACATTACCAgctttgaaaaggaagagagcaaaCTTGGAACTGCCAGTGATCAAAACCCACAGTATTCAGGAGAGTCATTTACTTTAGATGCTGAGGATGTGCAAGGTATTAGACTGAAAAATCCTTCTACCAACTGCACCAAGTTTGCTGAAAATCATCATGTCCTATCAGACCACTCCCTAGAACCATCGCCAGATCATGGCCAAGGTCttccatctcctttttctcccaacAGCCCTTCCTTAGCTTCTTTAGTAACTTCCTCTGCTACTTCATTGAATTTCACATGTAATGCATTAGCAAAAGAGGAAATGTTCCCAAAAAAGAGTCTTGTGGGAAAAGATCCATCTCAAGGGGAAAGTGAAGAAAAGTCATATTCTGGTAACAAGGACCAAAATAATCAATTATGTCTCAGCTCTTCAGAAAACCAAGCTACGGGGGTTCTCCAGGTGCTTGATCATCACAGAGTGAAGGATGCTGCTAAATGCCACCCAAACCATCCTTTCAGTCTTGGGAGAGGAAAAGGTAAAATAAGGCGCCGGGTATCCTGTGTTGAAAAGTTAAGCAAATCAGGAAATTTCTTGAGACAGGAGAGTAATGATAGTAATGACATAGTTCCTGATCATGGCAATTGCCAGTCTCTTGAGCCCCTTGACATTTATTGTACCTTCCCTAGAAAATTGAGCAGTTTTCTAATCAATGACAATATAAGATCAGAAAACAAGATAATGTCCACTTCATTTAGGAGGGGGCCCCCTCCATTCCAAATAAAGAACATGGCAGATCCACTAGAGAAATGCTTCTCTAACAAAAACAATTCCAATTCTTCTGAACCAGATAGGCAATGCCCTGAAGTAGATGTGGACTCTCCCTCTGTAAGGCCCACACCTGTAGAGATGACGACAAACATTAGAAACACAACACCTACTGCTATTAGAAAAGGGCCCCCTCCATTCGAAATCAAAAGGACTATGTCCATGCCCTTCGTTACATGTTCCTCAGGTAGAGtggacagaaaagataaatgtgaTGGCCTAGATACAGAACCCTCTATTCTACCACCAAGGCCTGAGATGCTGTTCTCAACTACTCAGGAAAACAGCCCATCAattaaaaattcttctttacaactagtCAGCAATCATCCTCATGCAGAGAGTTTTCAAGTCTACTCTAAAAATCACAATGAAATGGCTTCTTCTCAGGCAGATAATTTTGCAAATACATTTTCCCTCCccaatgaaaaacatttatcttTTCCTCCAGATGGGTCAGAAAAGCAAAGTGGAAAATCCCTACACAGATATAAGACAACAAGCACAGTCACTGTTTCTGGTGatgaagacaatgtaaaatgcCTTGAGGTAGTTTCAATCTATTACACTTTACCACGGAAATCCAACAAAAAATTATGTGACCTTCTTAAAAATGACACACAAAGTACATGTTTCTTCCCAAAATCAGCTACAGTGGAGGATGCAACATTCCCTATTTCTCTGGTAAAGAAGCGACTCAATTCTTCCACACAATCTCTACCAGGAATGCCTGTATCTCCACATGCAAAGGCATCTGTTAGCAGGGATCAGTGGAGAAAGCATTCCTTCTCACAGGACACTGAAACAGCATCTCTTTTACAGTCACCACATAGTCCATACTTTGGGTTTCCTCATATGGTTGAAGATATTTCTCTTTGCAAAGAAGAATTTAATACCACAAAGGATTGTTCAGCTGAAACTATCTCAGATGATTTACAAAGCAAAGGTATAGATaccttttctttcattcctgGCCATCAAGAGGGACAAGAAAAATGGCAGAATCACACTACGCATAGCTCTGTCTCACCAACAATGCTTCATGATAAACTTGTTAGAGAAGGAAAGCTTGAAAAACCTGAAGAGTCTATTAAAGTATGTGAAAGAGAGAGTCCTTCTGTCATCCAGACCCATTTACAAGATAATGTTAGTGACAGTCCCTGCATAGGAGAAATCTTAGGGAAACGTGGGCCTCACTACAGAGACATGATGTTTATTGGAAGTGGAAATTATCCTCGTGAAGAAGTTAATGACAAAATAGACTCAGTACCTGGAACTATATCCTTCTATGATGATCTGAAAGAGTTACAGCCAGAAGCTGCTAATGGGAAACTTAAAACAGATGAtcagaaaataattgaaaaaacacATTCTGCTTTGCAAAGCAAAGACTTATCCTTCCCTTCCAACTCACTCAAATTTCAGCCTGGGGAAATGAACCATAAGGGTCAGCCTGACTTAGAAAGGTCACTAAGGGAACCAAAGGAGGTATCTCAAGGAAGGGATGCAGATAAGGATTTCATTAGGTTGGATAAAGTAGGAAATGCCCAGAACAcaaaggttaaagagaaaatgcaGGTGCTGGCATATGATCAAGATTCACCTCCCAAGGTAATAAACGAAACTAAGTGTGATTTGGGTTCCACCGAAGAAAAAATCAatctagagaaaaggaaaaacagaacttCTGTTAAACAAAAACTGGCAGCTTTGTCTAAAGTCAGCAGAAAATTTTCAACAAAAGATATGAACTCCAGAAGGCACATTGCTACTATTTTCCCACAAGAGGAAGTCAATACAATACCTCTTAATACACCAGAGATGTCTCCACTTTCAGCTAAACCCACCCTTGGGATCCCAGCATCCACACATGAATATAAGAAATCAGGTCCTCGTGGAACTGAGAGCTTTGCACTCCAAACAGCTGAAATGAGTAAGACTGAGACCCTTCTCCAGACTCATTTAGATTCCATCAAGAAGCCTATTACATATGTAAGTGAGCAAAAAACAATGACTAGCAGTTTCAAACCAAATAAGAACAAGGTTGAGAATGTAACAGAATCACCACTGAGCAGCAAAAACTCTGAAGATGAAATACTGGCGGAAAGAGGCAAATGCCCTCAAACTTTGGAAACAGGATATGAAACCATAGCCGaacctatgctttccagtgtggAGAAAGAAGATTTCTCTGATGATCTGAAGAGGTTGAGCCTTCAGTTCCCATCTGAGACTACATGTAAGACTTCTGAAAAAAGAATCCTGCCACCCAGCCCTCTGTCACAGCAAAAAAATATCTCACTCCAAGAATGGGAGCCTGATTCAAATCTCTATCGTTCCAAGAGTTTAAAAAACATAAATGTACTTAATAATCGACAACAAATAAGTCAACCTCAGAAAATCCGTGAGCGCCATTTTTCTGCACGTACTTTTTCTGACAATGCCCAGGACAGATGGAAACTTGGGAATGAATTTCCCATTCAAAGTGGGTATGGAAGGAGGTTTCGATCTTTTTCTGAGCTCTCTGATTGTGATGAAAATGACACCTGGGCTTTGAGCAGTGACAGGACCAGGGCCAGTGGTCCCAGGTATACAAGCTCCATCTCCAGACCAAGTGACTATGGAATTTTTGGGAAGGAACAGCAGCTGGCTTTCTTGGAGAATGTAAAGAGGTCACTCACAGAAGGGAGACTGTGGAGGCCAAATTTCCTTAAGAATCCTGGCTTCCTAACAGATGATGTGAGTCAACCTGCCAATAGGCCTGAATCGCTAACCTCCAGTTCTCCTGATAGCAAAACACCAAAAGATGATTTGTCTCCCAGGGAGCTGCTTAATATCTATCAGAGTGAACCCGAGGTACATTCAGAATCTGATACTGACACCACCACAGATGATGAGTACTATCTGGATGAAGCTGACAAGGAATCAGAACTCTGA